In the Parasphingorhabdus halotolerans genome, TTGCTCAATTTTTCTACGGCCTACGTGGTCGATCAGCATGTCAGTCGCCGTGTTGTCGCTGATTGAAATCATCAAAGTCGCGAGCGTCTGCAATGTCAACGGAGCGCCTGCTGGCCAGTTCTGCAAAACGCCGGATGGCAGCGACTGGTGGTTCAGAGCGACCACATCGCTCCATTTTTTCTCGCCGCCTTTTATCTGCTCAGAGAGCGTTGCAAGAACATAGAGTTTGAATACCGAACCGATGGCGAACTGTTTGCGCTGATTAAGACCATCTATATATGCTGGCGTTCCGTTCGAAATTTCGGCGACCTCAAAACCTGTTTGTCCGAGCAGGGCGCGCATCTCTTCTTTGATTTTGCCAACGCTATCTTCGGCAATGTTCACGCCGGTAATTTGCAAGCCGATCACAGGGTAGGGCGGATCGCGGTCCAGCACCATGCGCGCAGCGATCACAGCTTTTTCATATTGAACCTCAACCGTGCCATCGAAATCGCTCGCCGGAATTATGCGTAAAACCGCGATTGGTTGACCGTATTGCACACGAAGCTGAGCCATGCCCGCACGAAATTGAGCGACCGGAACGGCGTCAAGAAAGGATTGCGCGAAAAAAAATTCCTCATCTTCAACCCCTTGGAATATAGCCAGTAATTCGGATGTCCGCAGCTGATAGGGCTCAGATACCGAAGCATTTGAGGAGGGTT is a window encoding:
- a CDS encoding serine hydrolase, which encodes MAQLRVQYGQPIAVLRIIPASDFDGTVEVQYEKAVIAARMVLDRDPPYPVIGLQITGVNIAEDSVGKIKEEMRALLGQTGFEVAEISNGTPAYIDGLNQRKQFAIGSVFKLYVLATLSEQIKGGEKKWSDVVALNHQSLPSGVLQNWPAGAPLTLQTLATLMISISDNTATDMLIDHVGRRKIEQLLRRSGHSDPSKALPFLTTLETFALKMPRNDDLRERFAAATESNQHRLLEQEKSRLGIDSVSVTNLATSPRHIDTIEWFASPADISKLLAAMHSVKDQVVTEILAINPIIPPGDAKRWEYVGSKGGSEPGVVSFAFLIEAKSGRSYAISGSWNNPKTPVDETKFLGLMNRLLNITAERR